The genomic stretch AATTCCAAAATGATTTGAATTTCGCACAGCAACAAAACCTGAACCAAATGAGTTTGCTTTTTCTATAGCCAAATTCATTGCATAATTTCCTACAACCACACCCAAACCATTATCACCATCAACAGTTGCAGTAGAAGGCATTTCATGTACAATTTTTATATTCGGACTTAAATTCATCCTGCCTTTTTGCCATAAACCAAGATAATCCTTTATCCGCACAACACCATGACTTGAAATACCTCTTAATTCAGCAGCAACCAACATTTCGGCTACAGTTTTTGCATCTTCTGCCGAGCAACCTGCTTTTGAAAAAATATTTTCAACTAACGAAAATAATTGTGTTTCTGTAAATAATTTCATTTTTATTTTTTTATTGCAAAGATAATTCTTATTACATAATAAAAAAAAATATTACTTTTGTCTATTAAGATTTCGTAATAAAAAACAATAAAATGCAACATTTATTGTTTTTATTTGTCTATTTCTAAAATTTATACTTTATGAAGAAATTAATTTTAGTATTGATAGTTTTAGCATTGCAAACAAGCATAATTGCTCAAGATTTCAAATACAGCAAACAAAAAGCTATTTTGCTTGAAAACAAAGGGCAGCTAAGCAATACAGATGGCTCTTCTGCTGACAATGTGCTTTATTACATGATAACTCCAAACATGAATTTTTACATAACAAATTCTGGAGTTACCTACGTTTTTAAAGGACATTTCTTTAAAGAGGATTCATCATCTGTAAATTCAATTAATTTATTAAAAGATAAAGAGCAGATTACAAAATGGCATCGTGTTGATGTTGATTTAGTAGATGCAAAAATTGAAAAATCTTCTATAAATCAAAAAAATCTAAATACTGAACATGTTGTTAATTACTACAACCATTTAATGCCCGATGGAGTTGGAGATTTAATACCTTTGGAAAATGTTACATTAAAAGATGTTTATCCGGGAATAGACTGGGAATTTGTGGTTAATGATGAACATTTAGAATATAATTTTATTTTGAATAAAAAAGCTGATATATCTAAAATAAAGCTGCATTACAAAGGACAAGACAAAATTAGTTTGGAAAATAATAGTGTAAAAATTGAAACAAAATATGGTTCTTTAATTGAAAAAGAAATTGTTTCTTTTACTTCAAAAGGAAGAAACGCTACAATAAACGCAGTGTTAAAAGACAATGAATTAAGCTATAATCCTGTTTCTGTACCAAAAATACTTGATGATGAAACATTAATTATTGACCCACCCTTAATTTGGTCAACTTTTTATGGAGGTTCTGGAAGCGAAAATAATGTAAAAATGACTATGATTAAAAATTCTGGTGATATTTTCGTTGCATTAACAACAAGTTCTAGCAATTTTCCTTTACTTTACCCAGGAGGCTCATCATATTATGACAATACTTATCATGGTAACAATGATATAGCTCTTTTTAATTTTAATAAAAATGGCGCTTTAAAATGGAGTACTTATTATGGAGGTTCTAGTGGAGATTCTGCTTTTAACCTATGTAATAATGGTCTTATTGTTTTTGTAGTAGGTAGAACTCGTTCAGCTGACTTCCCTACTATGGCACCTCCATCAGGTGGATATCTTGACCCTACATTAGGTGGATACAAAGATGGATTTATTATTGCTTTTAATGCTCTTACACGTCAAAGATATTGGGCTACATATTTTGGTGGATCTTTTCCTGATATAGTAGAAGGTTATACTGAAGAAAATACCACAGCTTGCGCGTGCAAAGGAATTAATCTATATATTACAGGAACTGCTTCTTCAAATGATTTTCCTATTGTAACTTTTCCTGGTGCAGACACTAAAACAACTATGAACGATGGTGCATATCCAAACCCAGCTTCTGGTAGATATTTTACAGATGCTTATCTAAGCCTATTTACTATTGCAGGTGCTATGGGAACCGAAATACAACTAGTATGGAGTACCTTTGTTGGTGGTAAAAACAGAGATATTGATCCTGAAATTTTATTAGATAACGCAAACAATATAACATTGGCATATACTACCACTGATGGCGGAGATATAACTCAAATAAATACATTAAGCCCTCCAGGTTTTGTTGGAACATATAATAATGGTATTGATATTGCTTTTACTAGATTTGACTCTAACAAAAAACTTGTATGGCAAACATATATAGGCAGCACAGGTGCTCAAACTTATGCTCAAGCCATGGTAAATAATAGCAGTAATGAATTCTTTGTTGCTGGATCAGCTAGAGGAACTATAACAACAAGAAATGATATTGGAGCAAGCTATTATTACAATACCAAAAAAGGTAGTGTCAGTGATGCTTTTTTATTAAAATTTAATTCTAATTGCCAACTAGTATATGGTTCTTATTGGGGAGGAAAAACTAACCAAAACTATTCTAGAGGATTATGTTTAGATAAAAATAACAATTTATTACTTGTAGGTCAAACTCTAGGTGCTACAGGCAATGATGGCTTAATTTACAAACCATATCCTGGCTCTTATGTTGATAGCACTTATAACGGCAGCAATGATGGAGTAATTTTAAAGCTATCTCCTACATTAAGCCCAATATGGGGTACTTATTTTGGAGGAAGTGGAGGTGAGGTTATTTATGATATAGAAGCAAATAATGACGATGAAATATTCATTTTAGGAAGAAAAGAGGATGCTAATGCCACAGGCTTTCCAATTGTAAACTTACCAGGTGCGTATAACGACTCTCCCCCCTCAAGCAGTGATGCTTTTTTGGCAAAATTTATCCCCTGCCCTACAAATTTCGGCTCTATATCATCAGGAACAGACTCTGTTTGCTATGGACAAAAAGGTACAATTAGTGCAGATGGAGGTAATGCATATTTATGGAGTACTGGAGAAACAACAAGTTCTATAACACCTACTATTGTATCTGATTCAACATTTATTGTTACATCAATAAACACATTAGGTTGTGAAGATAAAGACACTTTTAATATTAAAGTAAAACCTCTCCCTGTTTTGAGTTTTACAGGCACAACCACTGTATGCTTAGAAGATACAGTTAAATTGACTGTTAGCGGTGGAACATCTTACCTATGGGAAACAGGACAAACTACACCAAATATTTCTTTTGTGCCAACAATAAGCGATTATATTTCTGTTACCGCAACAAATAATTTTGGATGTTCAAAAAAAGATAGTGTTGCCTATACTGTTCATCCGCTCCCAACACCAAGCATTTCAGGTGCAAGTGAAATCTGCTCAAAAGACACATTAACACTAACAGCATCAGGTGGAGATACATATTTGTGGTCTAATGGAGTAATCACAGCTATAAATAACATTGTTTTAGATACATCTGGCAATATTAATTATTATGTAATTGCAACAAACACACATAATTGCAAAGATACAGCCTTTCATACCTTTACAGTTAATCCATTACCTGTAATAGATTTAGGTAACGACACTTCTATTTGCGATGGCACTAGCATTATTCTTGATGCTGAAAACCCTGGCTCTACATATGCATGGAATACAACCGAAACAACACAAACAATTTCAATTAATACTACTGGAGAATATTCTGTAACAGTAACTGACGTTAACTCCTGCAAAAGCAAAGACACAATGAATCTTGTTGTGCTACCTAATGCCGATGCAACAATTACAGATGTGCCTGCAATTTGTATAGACGGAACTCCATTCACATATATTGTAGCTGAAGCAGGCGGAACTTGGACAGGAACAGGAATTTCTCCTACTGGAAACTTCGACCCAAGTATTGGTACCGGTAATTATGAATTTATTTACACTATTGCAGGACAATGCGGCGATGCTGACACAACGAATATTACTGTTAATCCTCTGCCTATTGTAGATTTAGGCAACGATACTACTATTTGTGATGGCACTAGCATTATTCTCGATGCTGAAAACCCTGGCTCTACATATGCATGGAATACAACCGAAACAACACAAACAATTTCAATTAATACTGCTGGAGAATATTCTGTAACAGTAACTGACGTCAACTCTTGTACGAACAAAGACACAATGAATCTTGCTGTGCTACCTAATGCCGATGCAACAATTACAGATGTACCTTTTATCTGTATAGACGGAACTCCATTCTCATATATTG from Bacteroidales bacterium encodes the following:
- a CDS encoding T9SS type B sorting domain-containing protein gives rise to the protein MKKLILVLIVLALQTSIIAQDFKYSKQKAILLENKGQLSNTDGSSADNVLYYMITPNMNFYITNSGVTYVFKGHFFKEDSSSVNSINLLKDKEQITKWHRVDVDLVDAKIEKSSINQKNLNTEHVVNYYNHLMPDGVGDLIPLENVTLKDVYPGIDWEFVVNDEHLEYNFILNKKADISKIKLHYKGQDKISLENNSVKIETKYGSLIEKEIVSFTSKGRNATINAVLKDNELSYNPVSVPKILDDETLIIDPPLIWSTFYGGSGSENNVKMTMIKNSGDIFVALTTSSSNFPLLYPGGSSYYDNTYHGNNDIALFNFNKNGALKWSTYYGGSSGDSAFNLCNNGLIVFVVGRTRSADFPTMAPPSGGYLDPTLGGYKDGFIIAFNALTRQRYWATYFGGSFPDIVEGYTEENTTACACKGINLYITGTASSNDFPIVTFPGADTKTTMNDGAYPNPASGRYFTDAYLSLFTIAGAMGTEIQLVWSTFVGGKNRDIDPEILLDNANNITLAYTTTDGGDITQINTLSPPGFVGTYNNGIDIAFTRFDSNKKLVWQTYIGSTGAQTYAQAMVNNSSNEFFVAGSARGTITTRNDIGASYYYNTKKGSVSDAFLLKFNSNCQLVYGSYWGGKTNQNYSRGLCLDKNNNLLLVGQTLGATGNDGLIYKPYPGSYVDSTYNGSNDGVILKLSPTLSPIWGTYFGGSGGEVIYDIEANNDDEIFILGRKEDANATGFPIVNLPGAYNDSPPSSSDAFLAKFIPCPTNFGSISSGTDSVCYGQKGTISADGGNAYLWSTGETTSSITPTIVSDSTFIVTSINTLGCEDKDTFNIKVKPLPVLSFTGTTTVCLEDTVKLTVSGGTSYLWETGQTTPNISFVPTISDYISVTATNNFGCSKKDSVAYTVHPLPTPSISGASEICSKDTLTLTASGGDTYLWSNGVITAINNIVLDTSGNINYYVIATNTHNCKDTAFHTFTVNPLPVIDLGNDTSICDGTSIILDAENPGSTYAWNTTETTQTISINTTGEYSVTVTDVNSCKSKDTMNLVVLPNADATITDVPAICIDGTPFTYIVAEAGGTWTGTGISPTGNFDPSIGTGNYEFIYTIAGQCGDADTTNITVNPLPIVDLGNDTTICDGTSIILDAENPGSTYAWNTTETTQTISINTAGEYSVTVTDVNSCTNKDTMNLAVLPNADATITDVPFICIDGTPFSYIVAEAGGTWSGTGISLTGDFDPSIGVGDYEFIYTIAGKCGDVDTTNITVNPLPVINLGNDTSICDGTSIILDAENPGSTYAWNTTETTQTISINTAGEYSVTVTDVNSCTNKDTITIAVLPSADATITTDVPFICMDGAPFTYIVAETGGTWAGTGISTTGDFDPSIGAGTYNFTYTIAGKCGDTDATSITVGELPIINFIATNETCEDKSDGSLLLNITGGTLPYQYFLDSIPISESTNNLMPGNYLLTVIDNNNCSQSDSVFILAGDFPCDENVRFFIPNIFSPNNDNNNDVLYVKSEFIKNLEFMIYDRFGNVVFESKDINIGWDGKYKGEPAEEGVYFWEIKAIMIDNTELNKIGNTTLVR